A portion of the Paenibacillus hamazuiensis genome contains these proteins:
- a CDS encoding ketopantoate reductase family protein codes for MRIRIIGAGALGMLLTAKLAGAGACVELVVRSAEQAERLEKEGVRISGHTQTAFVRPVIIRGEDAVKTPDGEIDAIIVTVKQLHITPQFASFVSRQLTGGTIVACFQNGLGHIDTMSGHIPRERLLTAVTTEAALKLSACEVEHTGGGTTWLGFEEAGPAENRFEEMQKKLIGLLLKAGFRALASNNILYNVWHKLIVNSVINPLTAILRVRNGELLATPHSEALMRTLLREASELASAKGIEPPGPSWEQLAEVCVKTADNRSSMLQDILAGRPTEIDRITGSLLREAQLLGIQLPAHETVYVMVKALEAFPVDEVSQIL; via the coding sequence ATGCGCATCCGCATTATTGGGGCCGGGGCGTTGGGAATGCTGCTTACGGCAAAGCTGGCCGGGGCCGGGGCTTGCGTCGAGCTGGTCGTCCGTTCCGCGGAGCAGGCAGAACGATTGGAAAAAGAAGGCGTCCGCATATCCGGGCATACCCAAACGGCCTTTGTCCGTCCGGTCATTATCCGGGGCGAGGACGCCGTTAAGACGCCGGACGGAGAAATCGACGCGATCATCGTCACCGTGAAGCAGCTGCACATAACGCCGCAGTTTGCAAGCTTCGTTAGCCGACAGTTGACCGGCGGCACCATCGTCGCCTGCTTCCAGAACGGCCTCGGCCATATCGATACGATGTCCGGGCATATCCCGCGCGAGCGGCTTTTGACGGCGGTCACGACGGAGGCGGCGCTGAAGCTTTCCGCATGCGAAGTCGAACATACCGGGGGCGGCACGACATGGCTCGGATTCGAGGAAGCGGGTCCGGCGGAAAATCGTTTCGAAGAAATGCAAAAAAAGCTGATCGGGCTTCTCCTCAAGGCAGGATTCCGCGCTTTGGCGTCGAACAACATTTTATACAACGTCTGGCATAAATTGATCGTCAACTCCGTCATCAATCCGCTGACGGCGATTTTGCGGGTCCGCAACGGAGAGCTTCTCGCCACGCCGCATTCGGAAGCATTGATGAGAACGCTGCTCAGAGAAGCATCGGAGCTGGCGTCCGCCAAAGGCATTGAGCCGCCGGGGCCGTCATGGGAGCAGCTTGCCGAGGTTTGCGTGAAAACGGCGGACAACCGTTCCTCCATGCTGCAGGACATCCTCGCCGGACGGCCGACGGAGATCGATCGCATAACCGGAAGCCTGCTTCGCGAAGCGCAGCTTCTCGGGATTCAACTGCCGGCGCATGAAACCGTATACGTTATGGTAAAAGCTTTGGAAGCTTTTCCGGTAGACGAGGTTTCGCAAATTTTATAG
- a CDS encoding RsfA family transcriptional regulator, giving the protein MSAIRQDAWSEEDDLILAEVTLRHIREGSTQLSAFEEVGEKIGRTAAACGFRWNSFVRKKYEAAIQIAKAQRQKRSQQKKHQGGAAVTSAVATLEAGEYSGSMRGDTFSEESISVDAVIRFLRQWKGSYQEMGRQLRMLEKELNEKQLELDRLREENDRLSRQVNDVETDYRVVNDDYKALIQIMDRARKLAFLVEEDDENKPRFKMDANGNLERIE; this is encoded by the coding sequence ATGTCGGCAATCAGACAAGACGCTTGGAGCGAGGAAGATGATTTAATATTGGCGGAGGTGACGCTGCGGCACATTCGTGAAGGCAGCACCCAACTGTCCGCTTTTGAAGAGGTTGGAGAAAAAATCGGGCGTACCGCAGCCGCTTGCGGGTTCCGGTGGAACAGCTTCGTCCGCAAAAAATATGAAGCGGCCATACAAATTGCCAAAGCACAGCGCCAAAAACGCAGTCAGCAAAAGAAACACCAGGGGGGAGCGGCGGTTACTTCAGCAGTAGCTACGCTCGAAGCCGGAGAATACAGCGGAAGCATGAGAGGCGACACATTTTCGGAGGAATCGATTTCCGTCGATGCGGTGATCCGTTTTTTACGGCAATGGAAAGGTTCCTATCAGGAGATGGGCCGCCAGCTGCGCATGCTCGAAAAGGAGCTGAACGAAAAGCAGCTCGAGCTTGACCGCCTTCGCGAGGAAAACGACCGCCTCAGCCGTCAGGTTAACGATGTGGAAACCGATTACCGGGTTGTCAACGACGACTATAAGGCGCTGATTCAAATTATGGATCGCGCCCGCAAGCTGGCCTTCCTTGTGGAAGAAGACGATGAAAACAAACCTCGTTTTAAAATGGATGCGAACGGAAATCTCGAGCGTATCGAATAG
- a CDS encoding DUF2626 domain-containing protein: MDRMFRVLGFWTLVIGLMGLAGDMIPMALIFFAQTAVFVLLGYMKLTERTYILLFWGYMILAFTGFTYWSFFKMSI; this comes from the coding sequence ATGGATCGCATGTTCCGGGTGCTTGGATTTTGGACGCTTGTAATCGGGCTTATGGGCCTCGCCGGCGATATGATCCCGATGGCGTTAATCTTTTTCGCGCAAACGGCCGTATTTGTTCTGCTCGGCTATATGAAGCTGACCGAACGTACCTACATATTGCTTTTCTGGGGGTACATGATTTTGGCCTTCACAGGCTTCACGTACTGGTCGTTCTTTAAAATGTCCATTTAA
- a CDS encoding class I SAM-dependent methyltransferase — MTDNGKKLTEYLRREMMSRPEQAISFRDYMQMCLYHPEFGYYTGSRPKVGKNGDFYTSASIGGIMGEMLAAYMADWRKGAEDKPWTLVEWGGGSGELAVQILSSLRESAPQLYLSLSYVSIEASGYHRELQRQALAEHRSKMAFQTAEEWLSGGPYAHCLVLSNELLDAFPVHRLKARGGGWFEIHVSVNPETGQFIEKEFPLGDDRLRAYIGEERISMREGQIIEVNLEADRWIREVASSLAEGSRIVTIDYGDEGGELYAEHRMNGTLMCYRLHHAFDDPYRFPGEQDMTAHVNFSACIRAGRENGLESRLMTQKQFLLECGILQRLQNHPGLDPFSPEARKNRAIRQLLLSDQMSELFKVLVQTKRAGD; from the coding sequence GTGACGGATAACGGGAAAAAATTGACGGAATACCTTCGCCGTGAAATGATGAGCCGCCCCGAGCAGGCGATTTCCTTTCGCGATTACATGCAAATGTGCTTGTATCATCCGGAATTCGGATATTATACGGGCTCAAGGCCAAAGGTCGGGAAAAACGGTGATTTTTATACAAGCGCTTCGATCGGAGGTATCATGGGCGAGATGCTCGCCGCTTATATGGCGGACTGGCGCAAAGGGGCGGAGGATAAGCCTTGGACATTGGTCGAGTGGGGGGGAGGCAGCGGTGAACTGGCTGTACAAATATTAAGCAGCCTGCGCGAAAGCGCGCCGCAGCTGTACTTATCGCTTAGTTACGTATCGATCGAAGCGAGCGGGTATCACCGAGAGCTGCAGCGGCAGGCTTTAGCCGAACATCGGTCCAAGATGGCGTTTCAAACTGCGGAGGAGTGGCTCTCCGGAGGGCCGTATGCCCACTGCCTGGTGCTGTCCAACGAACTGCTTGACGCGTTTCCGGTTCACCGTTTGAAGGCGCGCGGCGGGGGATGGTTCGAAATTCATGTAAGCGTAAACCCGGAAACCGGACAATTTATTGAAAAAGAGTTTCCGCTCGGCGATGATCGGCTTCGTGCCTATATCGGGGAAGAAAGAATTTCCATGCGCGAAGGTCAGATCATCGAAGTCAATCTCGAGGCGGATCGTTGGATCCGCGAAGTCGCGTCCAGTCTTGCGGAGGGGAGTCGGATCGTCACGATCGACTATGGCGACGAGGGCGGCGAACTATATGCGGAACATCGGATGAACGGCACGCTGATGTGTTACCGCCTGCATCATGCGTTTGACGATCCGTACCGCTTTCCGGGCGAACAGGACATGACCGCGCATGTCAACTTCAGCGCCTGCATTCGGGCCGGCCGGGAAAACGGGCTGGAATCGCGCCTTATGACGCAAAAGCAGTTTCTGCTTGAATGCGGCATTTTGCAGCGTCTGCAAAATCATCCGGGCCTCGACCCGTTCAGCCCGGAAGCTCGCAAAAACCGCGCCATCCGCCAGCTTCTGCTGAGCGATCAAATGAGCGAGCTGTTCAAGGTGCTGGTGCAGACAAAACGAGCCGGTGACTGA
- a CDS encoding alpha/beta fold hydrolase translates to MMPFAEVNGTRLHYHVKGSGIPIVFIHPPLLSSRTFTYQQVQLSSEYKTIIFDIRGHGESAPSEVPLTYPLIAEDMKQLLDFLDIRQAYVCGYSAGGSIALEAMLAYPGRFRGGILISAMSETSDLYNKTGIWLATQLARLGASKLVAKAVTWTNSDMQLTHTNLYESAIKGDIRNHGQYYKYSGFYNCTNRLREIEQPILLLYGEKNSVFYKYARLLHHNLRNSTLYFLKDGKHHLPTKSADLLNECIHSWISELEGRPEEKQVPHHAPIFEETANEGEQLVH, encoded by the coding sequence ATGATGCCATTTGCCGAAGTCAACGGAACCCGGCTGCACTATCATGTGAAAGGTTCGGGTATTCCGATCGTTTTTATCCATCCTCCGCTGCTGAGCAGCCGAACCTTTACCTATCAGCAGGTGCAGCTTTCTTCCGAGTATAAAACCATTATATTCGATATACGCGGGCACGGCGAGAGCGCCCCGTCCGAAGTGCCGTTAACATATCCGCTTATTGCCGAAGATATGAAGCAACTGCTCGATTTTCTGGACATCCGGCAAGCCTACGTCTGCGGTTACTCAGCGGGCGGTTCGATCGCTCTTGAGGCAATGCTCGCCTATCCCGGCCGGTTTCGCGGCGGAATTTTAATCAGTGCCATGTCGGAAACGAGCGATTTGTACAATAAAACCGGTATCTGGCTTGCGACACAGCTTGCCCGGCTGGGTGCGTCCAAGCTTGTAGCCAAAGCCGTTACGTGGACCAACTCGGATATGCAGCTTACGCACACCAATTTGTACGAATCGGCCATTAAAGGTGATATCCGCAATCATGGCCAGTATTATAAATACAGCGGCTTTTACAACTGTACGAACCGATTGCGCGAAATCGAACAACCGATACTGCTGCTGTACGGCGAAAAAAATTCCGTCTTTTATAAATACGCCCGTTTGCTTCATCACAACTTGCGGAACAGCACGTTATATTTCTTAAAGGACGGCAAGCATCATCTGCCGACCAAATCGGCCGACTTGCTGAACGAATGCATCCATTCCTGGATTTCCGAACTGGAGGGCCGACCGGAAGAGAAACAGGTTCCTCACCATGCTCCGATTTTCGAAGAAACGGCTAACGAAGGGGAACAATTGGTTCACTAA
- a CDS encoding PhoH family protein, which translates to MKKIYVLDTNVLLQDPNSIFAFEDNEVIIPAIVLEEIDSKKRNADELGRNARQISRTLDSLRERGRLHDGIPLDNGGTLKIELNHRSFTKLQDVFGEITSDNRILAVALNYHLEEKEKQEPKPVIIVSKDTLVRIKADVLGLPAQDYLTDRIVSGTDIYMGYLTLHVHPSVIDEFYTYRFLGIHSLNLGFALHPHEFVILRDELGTSKSALLKVNAEGKKLEPLYLSNEPVWGIAARNAQQRMALELLLNDDIPLVTLTGKAGTGKTLLTLAAGLMKVEDERKYKKLLIARPVVPMGKDIGYLPGEKEEKLRPWMQPIYDNLEFLFDTKKTGDIDKILAGLGSIQVEALTYIRGRSIPGQFIIIDEAQNLSKHEVKTIVSRVGEGSKIVLLGDPEQIDHPYLDASSNGLTYVVEKFKEQGVSGHITLERGERSHLAQLAADLL; encoded by the coding sequence ATGAAAAAAATTTATGTTCTGGATACCAATGTGCTTTTACAAGATCCGAACTCGATTTTTGCCTTTGAGGATAATGAAGTGATCATTCCTGCCATCGTGCTGGAGGAGATCGATTCGAAAAAAAGAAACGCCGACGAGCTCGGCCGCAACGCCAGGCAAATTTCCCGGACGCTCGACAGCCTGCGCGAGAGAGGGCGGCTTCATGACGGAATCCCGCTCGATAACGGCGGAACGCTCAAAATCGAATTGAACCACCGGAGCTTTACGAAGCTGCAGGATGTATTTGGGGAAATCACAAGCGATAACCGCATTTTGGCGGTTGCTTTAAATTATCATCTGGAGGAAAAGGAAAAACAGGAGCCGAAACCGGTCATCATCGTCAGCAAAGACACGCTCGTCCGCATCAAGGCCGACGTTCTCGGGCTTCCTGCACAGGATTATTTGACCGACCGCATTGTCAGCGGTACGGATATATATATGGGGTACTTGACTTTGCATGTGCACCCGTCGGTGATCGACGAGTTTTACACATACCGCTTTTTAGGTATCCATTCGTTAAATTTGGGATTTGCTTTGCACCCGCACGAATTCGTCATTTTGCGCGACGAGCTCGGCACCTCCAAATCGGCGCTGCTCAAGGTAAACGCGGAAGGGAAAAAACTCGAGCCGCTTTATCTGAGCAACGAGCCCGTCTGGGGTATCGCCGCCCGCAACGCTCAGCAGCGCATGGCGCTCGAGCTGCTGCTGAACGATGACATCCCGCTGGTCACGCTGACCGGCAAGGCCGGCACCGGAAAAACGCTGCTGACGCTTGCCGCGGGGCTTATGAAGGTCGAGGATGAGCGCAAATACAAGAAGCTGCTGATCGCAAGGCCGGTCGTGCCGATGGGCAAAGATATCGGATATCTTCCGGGTGAAAAAGAAGAAAAGCTGCGTCCGTGGATGCAGCCGATTTACGATAACCTGGAATTTTTATTTGATACGAAAAAAACGGGCGACATCGACAAAATATTGGCCGGTCTCGGCAGCATTCAGGTCGAGGCGCTCACATATATTCGCGGCCGCTCGATCCCCGGCCAGTTTATCATCATCGACGAGGCGCAAAACTTGTCCAAACACGAAGTCAAGACGATCGTCTCTCGCGTCGGGGAAGGCAGCAAAATCGTGCTGCTCGGCGACCCCGAGCAAATCGACCATCCGTACCTGGATGCATCGAGCAACGGGCTGACATACGTCGTTGAAAAGTTCAAGGAGCAGGGCGTCAGCGGCCATATTACGTTGGAGCGCGGGGAACGCTCGCATTTGGCGCAATTGGCGGCGGATCTCTTGTAG
- a CDS encoding YhcN/YlaJ family sporulation lipoprotein codes for MILCVILLLALLAGCNQAAKQGASPSPNNNQVQVQQTSPEKKQISDPTAVANHLEQLATNVPRVESANCVVFGNTAIVGINVAPDVDRAQIGTIKYSVAEALRKDPYGANAIVTADMDLGQRIKNIRDKVMNGQPVSGFTQELGVIIGRIVPQVPSDVPNAPQNPKMGDPGL; via the coding sequence ATGATCTTGTGCGTTATTCTGCTTTTGGCATTACTCGCGGGGTGCAATCAAGCAGCGAAACAGGGCGCTTCCCCCTCTCCGAACAATAATCAGGTTCAGGTGCAGCAAACCTCTCCCGAAAAGAAGCAAATTTCAGACCCTACGGCCGTTGCAAATCATCTGGAGCAGCTTGCAACGAATGTGCCGAGAGTGGAGAGCGCCAATTGTGTGGTGTTCGGCAATACCGCCATCGTCGGAATCAATGTGGCTCCGGATGTCGACCGTGCGCAAATAGGCACGATCAAATATTCGGTGGCGGAAGCGCTTCGCAAAGATCCTTACGGTGCAAACGCAATCGTAACAGCAGATATGGACCTCGGGCAGCGCATCAAAAATATACGGGATAAGGTGATGAACGGACAGCCCGTCAGCGGGTTCACCCAAGAGCTCGGAGTCATCATCGGCCGAATCGTCCCGCAAGTTCCAAGCGATGTGCCAAACGCCCCGCAAAACCCGAAAATGGGTGATCCGGGTTTATAA
- a CDS encoding pyridoxamine 5'-phosphate oxidase family protein: MAETVTALSEQLFSALQKEPFALLSTIDHESGAPSVNAISWLFAKDPGTVRFAIDQRSRIVTNIAQNRLVTLTFIGEGSVHAIYGNARQVAEALEGVPFKLACFDIDITAVRDAMFYGSRISVAPEYEKTYDKRAAEKLDTQVFDAMKKA; this comes from the coding sequence ATGGCTGAAACAGTCACAGCTCTTTCGGAGCAATTATTTTCCGCGCTGCAAAAGGAACCTTTTGCGCTGCTCAGCACCATCGATCATGAAAGCGGAGCGCCCAGCGTGAACGCGATTTCCTGGCTGTTTGCCAAGGATCCGGGAACGGTTCGCTTTGCCATCGACCAGCGTTCCCGCATTGTGACGAATATTGCGCAAAATCGGCTTGTCACGCTGACGTTCATCGGCGAAGGCTCGGTTCATGCCATTTACGGCAATGCCCGGCAGGTTGCCGAAGCGCTGGAAGGCGTGCCATTCAAGCTGGCATGCTTCGACATCGATATCACCGCGGTACGCGATGCGATGTTTTACGGCTCGCGGATTTCCGTTGCGCCTGAATATGAAAAAACGTACGACAAGCGTGCGGCTGAAAAGCTCGACACGCAGGTGTTCGACGCGATGAAAAAAGCCTAG